From a region of the Sinorhizobium sp. B11 genome:
- a CDS encoding SDR family oxidoreductase, with protein MTDPNANAKIAILTGGSRGLGRNTVISLARDGVDVIFTYNSNREEADKVVAEVEALGRRAAALQLDTGNVAAFDAFVDNVRSVLKGWGRERFNFLVNNAGTSYHASIAETTEEEMDKLYNIHFKGVFFLTQKLLPVIADGGRIVNLSSGLARVAVPGSSAYGSLKGAVEVLTRYMANELGARGIAVNTVAPGAIATDFSGGMVRDNPEINRRVASMTALGRAGVPDDIGPMIASLLTEANRWVNAQRIEVSGGMAL; from the coding sequence ATGACCGATCCGAATGCAAATGCCAAAATCGCAATCCTCACCGGCGGCAGCCGCGGTCTCGGCCGCAACACCGTCATCAGCCTCGCGCGCGATGGCGTCGACGTAATCTTTACCTATAATTCCAACCGCGAGGAGGCCGATAAGGTCGTCGCCGAGGTGGAGGCGCTTGGCCGCAGGGCCGCCGCCCTGCAGCTCGATACCGGCAATGTCGCCGCCTTCGATGCTTTCGTTGACAATGTCCGCTCGGTCCTGAAGGGCTGGGGTCGTGAGCGTTTCAATTTTCTCGTCAACAATGCCGGCACCAGCTACCACGCCTCGATAGCGGAGACGACCGAGGAGGAAATGGACAAGCTCTACAACATCCATTTCAAGGGCGTCTTCTTCCTGACGCAGAAGCTGCTGCCTGTCATTGCCGATGGCGGCCGTATCGTCAATCTCTCCAGCGGCCTTGCCCGCGTCGCCGTCCCGGGCTCCTCGGCCTACGGTTCGCTGAAGGGCGCCGTCGAGGTGCTGACGCGCTACATGGCCAATGAGCTCGGTGCCCGCGGCATTGCTGTCAACACGGTCGCGCCGGGCGCAATTGCCACCGATTTCAGTGGCGGTATGGTGCGCGACAATCCGGAAATCAACCGCAGGGTTGCTTCGATGACGGCGCTTGGCCGTGCCGGCGTACCTGACGATATCGGCCCGATGATCGCCTCGCTGCTGACGGAGGCAAACCGCTGGGTCAACGCCCAGCGCATCGAGGTTTCCGGCGGCATGGCGCTCTAA
- a CDS encoding YafY family transcriptional regulator, which yields MRKASRLFEIIQILRLAKKPMTAAVMAERLEVTVRSIYRDIAALQAMRVPIEGGRGIGYIMRPGFDLPPLMFSIEETEAIVLSLALLERTGDEGLKLAARRVNQKLVGAVPPPLRQAMENKALYAWGTVAPAPAGLDLAIVRGAIRDERKLTLSYRDEMGRATERMIRPIALIYYSQTANIVAWCELRQAIRNFRSDRVEACAEADVFFKGEGDGLRTLWTESWTEKPLVANA from the coding sequence ATGCGCAAGGCCTCCAGGCTTTTCGAGATCATCCAGATATTGCGGCTGGCGAAGAAGCCGATGACTGCGGCCGTCATGGCCGAGAGGCTTGAAGTGACGGTTCGCTCGATCTATCGCGATATCGCCGCACTGCAGGCGATGCGGGTGCCGATCGAAGGCGGGCGCGGCATCGGCTATATCATGCGGCCGGGCTTCGACCTGCCTCCCCTGATGTTTTCGATCGAGGAGACGGAAGCGATCGTGCTGTCGCTGGCGCTCCTGGAGCGCACGGGCGACGAAGGGCTGAAGCTCGCCGCACGGCGGGTCAACCAGAAGCTTGTCGGCGCAGTGCCGCCGCCGCTGCGACAGGCGATGGAAAACAAGGCGCTCTATGCCTGGGGTACGGTCGCGCCGGCGCCTGCCGGTTTGGACCTCGCCATCGTGCGCGGAGCGATCCGCGACGAGCGCAAGCTCACCCTCTCCTATCGCGATGAAATGGGACGTGCGACCGAGCGGATGATCCGCCCGATCGCACTGATCTATTATTCCCAGACCGCCAATATCGTCGCCTGGTGTGAACTCAGGCAGGCGATCCGCAATTTCCGCAGCGACCGCGTGGAGGCTTGCGCTGAGGCGGACGTCTTTTTCAAGGGGGAAGGCGACGGCTTGCGCACGCTCTGGACCGAGAGCTGGACGGAAAAGCCGCTAGTGGCCAACGCTTAG
- a CDS encoding cysteine hydrolase: MVLKRHAWQIEPREYARQEERRGRRFAFTSLTPARTALVVVDMIPFFVTPGSYAEGIVPNIQALVAAVRACGGLIVWVVPAPRQTYPELAREFFGETIAELYRTSGGEGPVEGRLAPDFVPEPQDLLIEKTSYSAFHPESAPLAAILKSRVVDTVLITGTLTNICCESSARDACSSGFRVIMLADANAARRDIDHNMALYSVYRSFGDVRTTTEVIGLLDTSQAAFG, translated from the coding sequence ATGGTCTTGAAACGACATGCCTGGCAGATCGAGCCGCGTGAATACGCGCGGCAGGAAGAGCGCCGCGGACGGCGTTTCGCTTTCACCAGCCTCACGCCGGCAAGGACCGCCCTGGTCGTCGTCGACATGATCCCCTTTTTCGTGACGCCGGGCAGCTACGCGGAAGGCATCGTTCCGAATATTCAGGCGCTCGTTGCTGCGGTGCGCGCGTGCGGTGGGCTTATCGTCTGGGTGGTGCCGGCTCCTCGCCAGACCTATCCCGAGCTGGCACGCGAATTCTTTGGTGAAACCATCGCGGAACTTTACCGCACCTCGGGCGGCGAAGGGCCGGTAGAAGGCAGGCTTGCGCCCGATTTCGTCCCCGAACCGCAGGATCTATTGATCGAGAAGACTTCTTACAGCGCCTTCCATCCCGAAAGCGCTCCGCTTGCGGCCATCCTGAAATCGCGCGTCGTCGATACGGTTCTCATTACCGGTACTCTGACCAACATCTGCTGCGAATCCTCGGCTCGCGATGCCTGCAGCAGCGGTTTCCGCGTCATCATGCTGGCTGACGCAAATGCCGCTCGCCGAGACATAGACCACAACATGGCGCTCTATTCGGTCTATCGCAGCTTCGGCGATGTGCGTACGACGACTGAGGTGATCGGCCTGCTCGACACGTCTCAGGCAGCCTTCGGCTGA
- a CDS encoding GNAT family N-acetyltransferase, with protein MLEIEDSEISLMRPPVVTIRAAKPRDICELHEMIGLLAAHHGDISASTPEQLERDLFGPTPWISAIVAEGSDGLIGYAILVPLYRAQEGKRGMDLHHLFVRDGHRGHGTGQLLVDRARETARIAGCDYLSVSAATGNLKAHRFYEQMDFTPRPVTGMRYMQALS; from the coding sequence AATATCGCTCATGCGCCCGCCGGTGGTGACGATCCGCGCCGCCAAACCCCGCGACATCTGCGAACTCCATGAAATGATCGGCCTGCTTGCCGCCCATCATGGCGACATCTCCGCCTCGACGCCGGAACAGCTCGAGCGCGACCTCTTCGGCCCGACGCCCTGGATTTCTGCCATTGTCGCCGAAGGCAGCGACGGCCTGATCGGCTACGCGATCCTCGTTCCGCTCTACAGGGCGCAGGAAGGCAAGCGCGGCATGGACCTGCATCACCTTTTCGTGCGCGACGGCCATCGCGGCCATGGCACCGGCCAGCTTCTCGTCGACCGCGCCCGGGAAACGGCCCGCATTGCGGGCTGCGATTACCTCTCCGTCAGCGCTGCGACCGGCAATCTCAAGGCTCACCGCTTCTACGAACAGATGGACTTCACCCCTCGCCCGGTCACCGGCATGCGCTATATGCAGGCTCTGTCGTGA
- a CDS encoding cytochrome c: protein MNWKTVAAAAALAGIALGSVMAADGTHDARIGMMKQIGGAAGSLSAIAKGTKPYDADAVKAALTTIATTAKAFPDQFKPGTETGDEEASPKIWENMDDFKARAAKLSADAETVLAQLPADAAGVGAALNTLGGNCGGCHQLYRIKKD, encoded by the coding sequence ATGAATTGGAAAACAGTAGCGGCGGCTGCGGCGCTCGCCGGCATTGCCCTCGGTTCGGTTATGGCGGCCGACGGCACGCATGACGCGCGCATTGGAATGATGAAACAGATCGGTGGCGCAGCAGGCTCGCTGTCCGCCATCGCCAAGGGCACGAAGCCCTATGATGCGGATGCCGTCAAGGCGGCGCTGACGACGATCGCCACCACGGCGAAGGCCTTCCCGGACCAGTTCAAGCCGGGCACCGAGACGGGCGACGAAGAAGCAAGCCCGAAGATCTGGGAAAACATGGATGACTTCAAGGCACGCGCCGCGAAGTTGTCTGCCGACGCCGAAACCGTGCTCGCCCAGCTTCCGGCTGATGCTGCCGGCGTCGGCGCGGCGCTGAACACGCTCGGCGGCAATTGCGGTGGCTGTCATCAGCTCTATCGCATCAAGAAGGACTAG
- a CDS encoding LysE family translocator translates to MDYHQSLWLYFTLLFGIIIVPGMDMLFVLANALTGGTRRGLAATSGIMLGGAVHSAYGAAGVGILVAMLPGIFNLLLFAGVAYMIWIGVSLMRSSIKVEAVGPGTARSTWKAFRQGAVTCLVNPKAYIFVLAVYPQFIKPEFGPIWLQGLIMGIMTVLTQLAVYGTLAMTAGRSRDLLLSNPNTTAVIGRLAGLLLVVISAISLWQGWKTA, encoded by the coding sequence ATGGATTATCACCAAAGCCTCTGGCTCTACTTCACCCTTCTCTTCGGCATCATCATCGTGCCCGGCATGGACATGCTCTTCGTGCTCGCCAATGCCCTGACCGGCGGCACCAGGCGCGGCCTTGCGGCCACCAGCGGCATCATGCTGGGTGGGGCGGTGCACTCGGCCTATGGTGCGGCGGGGGTGGGCATTCTCGTCGCCATGCTGCCCGGTATCTTCAACCTGCTGCTCTTTGCCGGCGTCGCCTACATGATCTGGATCGGCGTCTCGCTGATGAGAAGTTCCATCAAGGTCGAGGCAGTCGGCCCGGGCACGGCGCGCTCCACCTGGAAGGCGTTCCGACAGGGGGCGGTTACCTGCCTCGTCAATCCCAAGGCCTACATTTTCGTACTGGCCGTCTATCCGCAGTTCATAAAGCCGGAATTTGGGCCGATCTGGCTCCAGGGGCTGATCATGGGCATCATGACCGTGCTCACTCAGCTTGCCGTCTACGGCACCCTGGCCATGACGGCCGGCCGCAGCCGCGACCTCCTGTTGTCGAATCCGAATACGACTGCCGTCATCGGCCGCCTCGCGGGCCTGTTGCTGGTCGTCATCTCCGCGATCAGTCTATGGCAGGGCTGGAAGACGGCCTGA
- a CDS encoding c-type cytochrome, which translates to MVRRFVRFVLCLIGVVLIGGAVFYFVTAPDPFPDSHWANLGAPDVANGEKVFWAGGCVSCHATPGAQGDAKLTLAGGLALTSPFGTFHVPNISPDEQAGIGRWTLAQFGNAIKRGVGPNGQHLYPSFPYGSYTRMSDKDVNDLFAYLKTLPKSSNVAPPHELPFPFNIRLALGGWKLLYFNDQPRVVLANADDKVKRGQYLVEGLGHCGECHTPRDFLGGFLRDQWLAGAPNPEGKGRIPDITPGSKSVGSWSEADITNYLQTGFTPDFDSAGGQMVDVQQNIAHLPQSDIEAISAYLKAVPSK; encoded by the coding sequence ATGGTCCGCAGGTTCGTCCGCTTTGTGCTCTGTCTCATCGGCGTCGTCTTGATCGGCGGCGCAGTTTTCTATTTCGTAACCGCGCCGGATCCGTTTCCGGATAGCCACTGGGCCAATCTCGGCGCGCCTGACGTCGCGAATGGCGAGAAGGTATTCTGGGCTGGCGGCTGCGTCAGCTGTCATGCCACGCCCGGTGCGCAAGGCGATGCGAAACTCACGCTGGCCGGCGGCCTTGCCCTCACGAGCCCCTTCGGGACCTTCCATGTGCCAAACATTTCTCCGGATGAGCAGGCAGGAATCGGTCGCTGGACGCTGGCTCAGTTCGGCAACGCGATAAAGCGCGGCGTCGGCCCCAACGGACAGCACCTCTACCCGTCCTTCCCCTATGGCTCCTACACGCGCATGAGCGACAAGGATGTCAACGATCTCTTCGCTTATCTGAAGACCCTGCCGAAGAGCAGCAACGTTGCCCCGCCGCACGAATTGCCGTTCCCGTTCAACATCCGCCTGGCGCTCGGCGGCTGGAAGCTCCTCTATTTCAATGATCAGCCCCGCGTCGTGCTTGCCAATGCCGACGACAAGGTGAAACGCGGCCAATATCTGGTCGAGGGCCTCGGCCATTGCGGTGAATGCCACACCCCACGCGATTTCCTCGGCGGCTTCCTCCGTGATCAATGGCTTGCCGGCGCGCCGAACCCGGAAGGCAAGGGCCGCATACCCGATATCACGCCGGGCTCGAAGAGCGTTGGCTCCTGGAGCGAGGCCGATATCACCAACTACCTGCAGACCGGCTTCACCCCCGATTTCGACTCCGCCGGTGGCCAGATGGTGGACGTTCAACAGAACATCGCCCATCTGCCGCAGTCCGATATCGAGGCGATCTCCGCCTATCTGAAGGCGGTTCCGAGCAAGTAG
- a CDS encoding glutamine amidotransferase, with protein sequence MTRLAVVLTEGFADWEVGQLAASARTHFGFDVVTASPGGAEIRSMGGMRVAADTVAENLHGDAFDALVICGGTIWETERAPDLSSVIDDFITRGKVTAAICGGTLALARAGALNNIPHTSNAPDFIAGAEGYRGQTHYRDGPHAVRSGMIVTAPGSAPITFTAEIYRALGFGSEELDTYVQILGAEHQPKAA encoded by the coding sequence ATGACCCGACTGGCGGTGGTTCTGACCGAAGGCTTTGCGGACTGGGAAGTGGGGCAGCTTGCTGCCTCCGCTCGCACCCATTTCGGCTTCGATGTGGTGACGGCAAGTCCCGGCGGCGCGGAAATCCGCTCCATGGGCGGCATGCGGGTGGCGGCCGATACTGTGGCCGAGAACCTGCATGGCGACGCTTTCGATGCGCTTGTTATCTGCGGGGGCACGATCTGGGAAACCGAAAGGGCGCCCGACCTTTCATCCGTCATCGACGACTTCATCACGCGTGGCAAGGTCACCGCTGCGATCTGCGGCGGGACGCTGGCCCTGGCACGCGCGGGTGCATTGAACAATATTCCGCATACCAGCAACGCGCCCGATTTCATTGCCGGTGCTGAGGGCTATCGCGGCCAGACGCATTATCGCGACGGTCCGCACGCCGTAAGATCGGGCATGATCGTGACTGCGCCCGGTTCGGCGCCGATTACTTTTACGGCTGAGATCTACCGGGCGCTCGGCTTCGGCAGCGAAGAACTCGACACCTATGTGCAGATCCTCGGCGCGGAGCATCAGCCGAAGGCTGCCTGA